One genomic segment of Arthrobacter sp. zg-Y1110 includes these proteins:
- a CDS encoding MarR family winged helix-turn-helix transcriptional regulator, with protein sequence MNESLQRQVCFSLYSASRAATALYRPMLEEMGLTYPQYLVMSLLWEKDAQSVRDLGEALDLDSGTLSPLLKRLEAADLVQRRRAVEDERRVRIHLTDAGRALEHDARNLPDRLAASAGLAPQDLESLQDTLAKVTAALRQAVAK encoded by the coding sequence ATGAACGAATCCCTACAGCGACAGGTGTGCTTCTCGCTGTACTCCGCCTCCCGGGCGGCCACGGCCCTCTATCGTCCGATGCTTGAAGAGATGGGGCTGACCTACCCGCAGTACCTGGTGATGTCGCTGCTCTGGGAGAAGGACGCCCAAAGCGTCCGGGACCTGGGGGAGGCGCTGGACCTGGATTCCGGCACGCTTTCGCCGCTGCTCAAGCGGCTGGAGGCAGCGGACCTGGTGCAGCGCCGTCGTGCCGTCGAGGACGAAAGGCGCGTCCGTATCCATCTGACGGATGCCGGCCGCGCGCTCGAACATGACGCGAGGAACCTGCCGGACCGGCTCGCAGCCTCCGCCGGACTGGCACCGCAGGACCTGGAGAGCCTGCAGGACACCCTCGCCAAGGTCACTGCCGCGCTGCGGCAGGCCGTGGCGAAATAG